Proteins from a genomic interval of Leptospira bandrabouensis:
- a CDS encoding LolA family protein, with protein MKVWIGSLLLVLGVSLSAQTSPAHNWHSPSEVVKKIKKNFSDINSYSADFLIKTEDNKKEKQMRGKCFYKRPGKIRYNFAEPEGDEIVSDGKTLHIFIKRLGAVGKQDLTLDRKNTSGPIFTTNSPDGLNRLFRKYHYKFDTIEQPRSVGDTAKYFVLDLDQREKIGGFEKMKLFVDSESYLIKKAVATDGRGKVTTISFSNINFSEEIQDGVFNFHMSGNAKIVNNPLVSEN; from the coding sequence ATGAAAGTATGGATCGGATCTTTGTTACTTGTCTTGGGTGTTTCTCTTAGTGCCCAAACAAGTCCGGCTCACAATTGGCACTCACCCTCTGAAGTGGTGAAAAAGATAAAGAAGAACTTTAGTGATATCAATTCCTATTCGGCTGATTTTCTCATCAAAACAGAAGACAACAAAAAGGAAAAACAGATGCGTGGGAAATGTTTCTACAAACGTCCCGGAAAAATCAGATATAACTTTGCCGAACCGGAAGGGGACGAAATTGTTTCCGATGGAAAAACGCTTCATATCTTTATCAAGAGGTTAGGTGCTGTCGGGAAACAGGATTTAACCCTCGATCGTAAAAATACATCTGGTCCCATCTTTACGACCAATAGCCCTGATGGACTCAACCGCCTCTTTCGTAAATACCATTATAAATTTGATACCATTGAACAACCGCGTTCGGTAGGTGACACAGCCAAATACTTTGTGTTAGATCTTGACCAAAGAGAAAAAATTGGTGGGTTTGAGAAGATGAAACTCTTTGTCGATTCCGAATCCTACTTAATCAAAAAGGCAGTGGCTACCGATGGTCGTGGGAAAGTAACCACCATTTCATTTTCCAATATTAATTTTTCTGAAGAAATCCAAGATGGAGTTTTCAATTTTCACATGAGCGGAAACGCGAAGATTGTCAACAACCCACTTGTCTCCGAGAACTAA
- a CDS encoding helix-turn-helix domain-containing protein: protein MNTKRVGQIIREAREDKKLSVKDVAKETNIAAKYIIALETEDYSQFPAETFALGFLKNYASYLKLDTAMLLNLYRGEQIEESQAPLEELTRPTTTAFSLDRNKIISLVSVFLFVISAYIIYISFEDSNSGSMDEETAEVGSTVETVVSSDIPSGINFVSQSVPENASVPFILTEDRGVSFSVNNQQCKMFIKGVSNGKANLGFNIFPEKNVYFFQTAEGEETILSYRIEELSSLRRDIRVVTQAVTEKSAKVLVTLKEEREGAAVKSPVGDVPIQVTLFFSKPSYVEFVLDGQMGERGLVSAGEVKHLEARDRLEIKVGDGGAVEMVQNGKERSVLGKPGKLVKKIFIRKPNPYDSTQSIIGELGE, encoded by the coding sequence TTGAACACAAAACGAGTCGGTCAAATCATTCGAGAAGCGAGAGAAGATAAAAAACTTTCCGTGAAAGATGTTGCGAAAGAAACAAATATCGCAGCCAAGTACATCATCGCTTTGGAAACAGAAGATTATTCTCAATTTCCTGCAGAGACATTCGCTCTTGGTTTTTTAAAAAACTATGCCAGTTATTTAAAGTTAGACACTGCCATGCTTCTCAATCTCTACCGAGGGGAACAAATTGAAGAATCCCAAGCTCCTTTAGAAGAACTAACTCGTCCCACCACCACAGCTTTTAGTTTAGATCGAAATAAAATCATAAGTCTTGTATCCGTATTTCTTTTTGTCATCTCGGCTTATATTATCTATATTAGTTTTGAAGATTCTAACTCTGGTTCTATGGATGAAGAAACCGCAGAAGTTGGTTCGACTGTAGAAACAGTGGTTAGTTCAGACATTCCTTCTGGAATCAACTTTGTATCTCAAAGTGTTCCGGAAAATGCCAGCGTTCCTTTTATATTAACAGAAGACCGTGGTGTGAGTTTTAGTGTGAACAACCAACAGTGTAAGATGTTTATCAAAGGGGTTTCCAATGGAAAAGCAAACCTTGGGTTTAATATCTTTCCTGAAAAAAATGTATATTTTTTCCAAACAGCAGAAGGAGAGGAAACCATCCTTTCTTATCGCATTGAAGAATTATCTTCCCTTCGTCGTGACATTCGTGTAGTGACCCAAGCGGTTACCGAAAAATCTGCGAAGGTTCTTGTGACACTCAAAGAAGAAAGAGAAGGGGCAGCTGTAAAATCTCCTGTGGGTGATGTTCCGATCCAAGTTACACTATTTTTCTCTAAACCTAGTTACGTAGAATTTGTGTTAGATGGCCAGATGGGAGAAAGGGGACTTGTTTCTGCCGGGGAAGTCAAACACTTAGAAGCTAGAGATCGCCTAGAGATCAAAGTTGGGGATGGCGGTGCTGTGGAAATGGTACAAAATGGTAAAGAACGTTCTGTACTTGGAAAACCAGGAAAACTTGTCAAAAAAATCTTCATTCGTAAACCAAATCCTTATGATTCCACACAGTCCATCATTGGAGAGTTAGGCGAGTAA
- a CDS encoding MiaB/RimO family radical SAM methylthiotransferase: MPKLKEKTEETPKSFYITTLGCPKNTVDSMAMHQSLLKEGLLPAAGPEASDFHLVNTCTFIQDATKETIQTILDSIDIKKNNKQKLVVVGCFAERAGKEISDDLPEVDLHFGTGKYDKAGEILRKSFPLDFKDLSEFNEDLLERLTTSKGIENYSKPYSYVKISDGCNRGCNFCIIPNLRGKYRDTDITDVLTQTKLAVKAGAKEICLVSQDTVFYGKDTEKLLDLVRSVADVDGVELLRLLYLYPDKKTEKLLDLYGEIPKIAPYLESPLQHVSKSVLKSMNRTGEYSYFKSLFQKARDLRPDLEIRTSFILGFPGETMEDVEEIIRFVEDVKPEKVNLFPYSPQDGTKGATMEGQLKDKEIARRVNLVREAYLGTLKSIHQNRIGKLYPAVVDEVLEKGAMVRRFQDAPEIDEVVYVEEEGLKLGQFGHVRVDSFYELDMSGTWVA, from the coding sequence ATGCCTAAGTTAAAAGAAAAAACGGAAGAAACACCTAAGTCGTTTTATATTACGACTTTAGGTTGTCCCAAAAACACCGTCGATTCGATGGCCATGCACCAGTCGCTTTTGAAGGAAGGTCTCCTTCCTGCGGCTGGCCCCGAAGCCAGTGACTTCCATTTAGTCAATACTTGTACGTTTATCCAAGATGCCACAAAAGAAACCATCCAAACTATTTTGGACTCCATTGACATCAAAAAAAATAACAAACAAAAGTTAGTTGTTGTAGGATGCTTTGCCGAACGTGCTGGAAAAGAAATTTCTGACGACCTTCCGGAAGTGGACCTACATTTTGGAACGGGAAAATATGACAAAGCCGGTGAGATCCTAAGGAAAAGTTTTCCCCTAGATTTTAAAGACCTTTCCGAATTCAACGAAGACTTACTGGAAAGACTCACCACAAGTAAGGGAATTGAAAACTATTCCAAACCATACTCTTATGTAAAAATTTCTGATGGTTGCAACCGAGGTTGTAACTTCTGTATCATTCCCAACTTACGTGGAAAATACCGTGATACAGATATTACGGATGTATTAACACAAACCAAACTAGCAGTAAAAGCGGGAGCCAAAGAGATCTGTCTTGTTTCCCAAGATACTGTGTTTTATGGAAAGGACACAGAAAAACTTTTGGATTTGGTTCGTTCTGTGGCAGATGTGGATGGAGTGGAACTTCTTAGGCTTCTCTATTTGTATCCGGATAAAAAAACAGAAAAGTTACTCGATCTTTACGGAGAAATTCCTAAAATTGCCCCGTATTTGGAAAGCCCTTTGCAACATGTTTCCAAATCTGTTTTAAAATCCATGAACCGCACGGGTGAATATTCTTATTTCAAATCTCTTTTCCAGAAGGCAAGGGACTTAAGGCCCGATTTGGAAATTCGCACTTCTTTTATTTTGGGTTTCCCTGGGGAAACGATGGAAGACGTGGAAGAAATCATTCGGTTTGTCGAAGATGTGAAACCAGAAAAGGTAAACTTATTTCCTTATTCTCCTCAGGACGGAACAAAGGGCGCAACAATGGAGGGGCAACTCAAAGACAAAGAGATTGCACGCCGTGTGAATCTTGTCCGGGAAGCCTATCTCGGAACTTTAAAATCCATCCACCAAAATCGAATTGGAAAATTATACCCCGCTGTTGTAGATGAAGTTTTGGAAAAAGGAGCTATGGTTCGCCGGTTCCAAGATGCTCCTGAAATTGATGAAGTGGTTTATGTGGAAGAAGAGGGTTTGAAACTCGGCCAATTTGGTCACGTGAGAGTGGACTCTTTTTATGAACTCGATATGTCGGGGACTTGGGTGGCATAA
- the pgsA gene encoding CDP-diacylglycerol--glycerol-3-phosphate 3-phosphatidyltransferase: protein MNSICRGLGWHKLEDWKTIANIPNLLTVLRVLALPFFIFALFQKEWEYQIFAFVLFALASLTDLVDGYLARKWNQQTEFGKFLDPLADKFLVIGCFVTFLFIHEPIEVWMVVLIIGRDMLITFLRYIAVRSGKSLRTTMMGKVKTAFQMGAILMILVVFMLISGKRRAMINETYAMGKLSGYSTFEVASQHANEFYTLAKTTESLSFTDFFDSIASFIPYFAMLFTTFITVISGLRYIVTNYQLLTFANLKRIFYDRANN from the coding sequence ATGAACTCGATATGTCGGGGACTTGGGTGGCATAAATTGGAAGATTGGAAAACCATTGCCAATATCCCGAACCTGCTAACTGTTCTTCGGGTGCTTGCACTTCCTTTTTTTATTTTTGCCCTGTTCCAAAAGGAATGGGAATACCAAATTTTTGCCTTTGTCCTCTTTGCTCTTGCCTCTCTCACGGATCTTGTCGATGGGTATTTAGCTCGTAAGTGGAACCAACAAACCGAGTTTGGAAAATTTCTCGATCCCCTCGCTGATAAGTTTTTAGTCATTGGATGTTTTGTTACTTTTTTATTCATCCACGAACCCATTGAGGTTTGGATGGTGGTGCTGATCATTGGGCGTGATATGCTCATTACTTTTTTACGTTACATTGCCGTTCGTTCGGGAAAAAGTCTTCGTACCACAATGATGGGCAAAGTCAAAACGGCCTTCCAAATGGGTGCCATTTTAATGATCCTTGTTGTGTTTATGCTTATCTCAGGCAAAAGAAGGGCTATGATCAATGAAACTTATGCCATGGGAAAACTTTCTGGGTATTCTACCTTTGAAGTGGCATCACAACATGCAAATGAGTTTTATACTTTAGCCAAAACAACAGAGAGTTTAAGTTTTACCGACTTCTTTGATTCTATCGCTTCCTTTATTCCATATTTCGCTATGTTATTTACAACCTTCATCACTGTCATTTCTGGACTTCGTTATATTGTGACCAATTATCAGTTGTTAACTTTCGCAAATCTAAAAAGGATTTTTTATGACCGCGCCAACAATTAA
- the trpD gene encoding anthranilate phosphoribosyltransferase, whose protein sequence is MTAPTIKEILGQVVSGHHLVDDHAELFLSEVMDGKVPEPVLASFLTAMKMKGETTDELYGFVRAMRSHAIKPTKKFDFDFLDTCGTGGDGKGTLNVSTLSALTLASLGFKVAKHGNRSVSSLSGSSDILSGLGYKLDQSTKESESEFLRTGFVFLFAPAWHPAMKYAGPVRTALGFRTFFNLIGPLSNPFSPSHQMVGVYDKSLCLPMAEILGRLGSKRAIVCHSRDGLDEFSIFEESDYAYFDGKESKEFCFDPKELGLNSKELDRNTVFSSSKEGAESLFRAVLDPKESTGGTAMVALNAGVAMFLLGATNDIRTGYETAKAALLEKKVLRFVHETLNLR, encoded by the coding sequence ATGACCGCGCCAACAATTAAGGAAATCCTCGGACAAGTGGTCTCTGGACACCATCTTGTAGACGACCATGCCGAACTTTTTTTAAGTGAGGTGATGGATGGAAAAGTTCCAGAACCGGTCCTTGCTTCTTTTCTTACGGCCATGAAAATGAAAGGGGAAACGACGGACGAATTGTACGGATTTGTTCGAGCCATGCGTAGCCATGCCATCAAACCTACTAAGAAGTTTGATTTTGATTTTTTGGATACATGTGGGACGGGGGGAGATGGAAAAGGAACTTTGAATGTTTCGACTCTTTCGGCTCTCACTCTAGCAAGTCTTGGATTCAAAGTGGCCAAACACGGAAATCGTTCGGTTTCGTCTCTTTCTGGAAGCTCTGATATTTTATCGGGACTGGGTTACAAACTAGACCAGTCCACAAAAGAATCGGAATCCGAATTTTTACGCACAGGATTTGTGTTTTTGTTTGCTCCCGCTTGGCACCCTGCCATGAAATATGCGGGGCCGGTTCGTACAGCCCTTGGATTTCGCACGTTTTTCAATTTGATTGGGCCTCTCTCCAATCCTTTTTCTCCTTCACACCAAATGGTCGGGGTTTATGATAAATCTCTCTGTTTGCCGATGGCGGAGATTTTGGGAAGGCTTGGCTCGAAACGGGCGATTGTCTGCCATTCAAGGGATGGACTTGATGAGTTTTCTATCTTTGAAGAATCAGATTACGCCTATTTCGATGGAAAAGAATCCAAAGAGTTTTGCTTTGATCCCAAGGAACTGGGCCTAAATTCTAAGGAATTGGACAGAAACACCGTTTTTTCCTCTTCCAAAGAAGGGGCAGAAAGCCTATTTCGTGCGGTTCTTGACCCAAAGGAATCTACCGGCGGAACGGCAATGGTGGCACTCAATGCTGGGGTGGCTATGTTTTTACTGGGAGCCACAAACGATATACGAACAGGGTATGAAACTGCTAAGGCCGCTCTCCTTGAGAAAAAAGTTCTCCGATTCGTTCATGAAACATTGAATTTAAGATAA
- the yajC gene encoding preprotein translocase subunit YajC — MLNFNFLTTDILILAQEEGAKSSLQSLIIIPIMLVAMYFLVILPNKKEEKKRKEMINNLQKGDNVVTNSGLHGKIVEFKDNNETVVLSVAANTNVTFETSAILKKKA, encoded by the coding sequence ATGCTCAATTTTAACTTTTTAACAACAGATATCCTAATCCTTGCCCAAGAAGAAGGTGCAAAGTCGTCTCTACAGTCACTCATCATCATTCCGATCATGTTAGTTGCTATGTACTTTCTTGTGATTCTTCCTAACAAAAAAGAAGAGAAAAAACGTAAAGAAATGATTAATAATCTCCAAAAAGGGGATAACGTAGTCACAAATAGTGGTCTTCACGGGAAGATTGTAGAGTTCAAAGACAATAACGAAACAGTGGTTCTCAGTGTCGCTGCGAACACAAACGTAACTTTTGAAACTAGCGCTATTCTGAAGAAGAAAGCCTAA
- a CDS encoding SRP-less Sec system protein, with amino-acid sequence MKNFFLISFTFCFSVSLLAQEGLDFLDKVNDKPKSTTTKPKEETSVTTTKKQTNVVTTTGTTTGKKKRSKKKSKQNQLTQDTVPQNTNVVSNPNTTVPVTDKSLPSVDKQPIVVEEEEVVSNGMWMDPSVSVEPTGLPGFASDLKMGKTESNESVSNLSSNKETGKSLFNFSDFFAKYKKAMMILGIIILFAFYRLRSARPGSSSRSYRR; translated from the coding sequence ATGAAAAATTTCTTTTTAATCTCATTCACTTTCTGTTTTTCGGTTTCCCTCTTGGCACAAGAGGGTTTGGATTTTTTAGATAAGGTAAATGATAAACCAAAATCTACTACTACCAAACCCAAAGAGGAGACAAGTGTAACCACTACCAAAAAACAAACTAATGTTGTCACGACAACCGGAACAACTACGGGTAAAAAAAAGAGATCTAAAAAGAAATCAAAACAAAACCAACTGACACAGGATACGGTTCCACAAAACACGAATGTGGTTTCTAATCCCAATACAACAGTTCCCGTTACTGATAAATCTCTGCCAAGTGTAGACAAACAACCTATTGTGGTAGAAGAAGAGGAAGTGGTAAGTAACGGAATGTGGATGGATCCTTCCGTTTCTGTGGAACCAACAGGACTTCCTGGTTTTGCTTCTGACTTAAAAATGGGAAAAACAGAAAGTAACGAATCAGTATCGAATCTTTCTTCCAACAAAGAAACGGGAAAATCCTTATTTAATTTTTCTGATTTTTTTGCTAAATATAAAAAAGCGATGATGATCCTCGGGATTATCATTCTCTTTGCTTTTTACAGACTTAGATCTGCTCGCCCGGGATCTAGCAGTCGTTCTTATAGAAGATAA
- the secD gene encoding protein translocase subunit SecD: protein MQSYRLLILPFLILAVSFTILYPNFADRTLKIVVKEDVYSLPEADQKVLVTALFERWAKDYGKTSGWTIEPQGTLPPKENPFYIVKGRFITSAKINQISQENQSLVSESKNKLEPTWIEETIRGGKSLSIKLGLDLQGGMRVVLKGDFDDYTSKLKDLYAKEIAELNLILNNPTAKPEEKEKAKSRLTEIESSFDLSPMRKIVELEKAKMIIDNRLTTQNLTEPQVRIQKEQDAIEVSLPGVANSAAILEILQNTETVEYRLEEPTPFLYKSQIADNERRMMDLGKRENTDIFLFQELVKNKAGKKAQDEFLEGLERKYNIPKDFKVYAMWARGNAAKSALLPRSFVVLERKIALSGNDMTNAQPSYNSNSYGWMVSFTLTPNGAEKFFDLTSQNRGRNLAIVWGDKVISNPVINDPIAGGRAEISGSFSEQEAIRLANVISEGALPIPLSVLEMRFIGPTLGIESIEVGVKAVAIGFFLVMIYMIFYYRLGGFIADVSLLINLIILAALLTLMDFTLTLPGIAGIILTAGMAVDANVIIYERIREEIEEGRALSIAVTRGFENAFWTIMDANVTTLIAGILMIRLGNGPIKGFAITLCWGIVTTLFTSLFLSRLFMELTVNRMGVHHLNLRPFFFGKKETTNA from the coding sequence TTGCAATCGTATCGACTATTGATTCTTCCTTTTTTGATTCTGGCTGTTTCATTTACAATATTGTATCCGAACTTTGCCGATCGCACTTTAAAGATCGTTGTGAAAGAAGATGTTTATTCTTTGCCAGAAGCTGATCAAAAAGTTTTGGTAACTGCTCTTTTTGAGCGTTGGGCTAAAGATTATGGCAAAACTTCTGGTTGGACCATTGAACCACAAGGAACCCTTCCTCCTAAAGAAAATCCTTTTTATATAGTAAAAGGTAGATTTATCACATCTGCCAAGATCAACCAAATCTCCCAAGAAAACCAATCTTTGGTCAGTGAATCCAAAAACAAATTAGAACCTACTTGGATTGAAGAAACAATTCGGGGTGGAAAATCATTATCGATTAAATTGGGTCTTGATTTACAGGGGGGGATGAGAGTGGTCCTCAAAGGTGACTTTGATGATTATACGTCCAAACTCAAAGACCTTTATGCAAAAGAAATTGCGGAACTGAACCTAATACTGAATAACCCTACGGCAAAACCAGAAGAAAAAGAAAAAGCAAAATCAAGACTAACAGAAATTGAATCTAGTTTTGATCTTTCTCCCATGCGTAAAATTGTGGAGTTAGAAAAGGCAAAGATGATTATCGACAATCGTCTGACGACCCAAAACCTTACAGAGCCACAAGTTCGTATCCAAAAAGAACAAGATGCGATTGAAGTTTCTCTACCTGGTGTTGCTAACTCAGCCGCTATTTTAGAAATTTTACAAAACACAGAAACGGTAGAGTATCGTTTAGAAGAACCAACTCCTTTCCTTTATAAAAGCCAAATTGCAGACAACGAACGTCGTATGATGGATTTAGGAAAAAGAGAAAATACCGATATTTTCTTATTCCAAGAACTTGTAAAAAACAAAGCAGGAAAAAAAGCCCAAGACGAGTTTTTAGAAGGTTTGGAAAGAAAATACAATATTCCAAAAGACTTTAAAGTATATGCGATGTGGGCACGAGGAAATGCGGCAAAGTCTGCACTTTTGCCTCGTAGTTTTGTGGTTTTGGAACGTAAAATTGCCTTATCTGGTAATGATATGACCAATGCCCAACCATCATATAACTCCAATTCCTATGGATGGATGGTAAGTTTTACTCTCACTCCGAATGGGGCAGAAAAGTTTTTTGATCTTACTTCACAAAACCGTGGCCGTAACCTAGCAATTGTTTGGGGAGATAAAGTGATTTCCAATCCAGTCATCAATGATCCAATCGCTGGTGGACGAGCGGAAATTTCAGGAAGTTTCTCTGAACAAGAAGCCATTCGATTGGCAAACGTAATTTCAGAAGGAGCACTTCCAATCCCACTTTCTGTATTGGAGATGCGATTTATTGGACCAACTCTTGGAATTGAATCCATCGAAGTGGGTGTGAAAGCCGTTGCGATTGGGTTTTTCCTAGTAATGATTTATATGATCTTCTATTACAGATTAGGTGGGTTTATTGCTGACGTATCTCTACTCATCAACCTCATCATTCTTGCGGCCCTTCTAACTCTTATGGATTTTACATTAACACTTCCAGGGATTGCAGGGATCATTTTGACAGCGGGTATGGCAGTAGATGCAAACGTTATCATTTATGAAAGGATCAGAGAAGAAATTGAAGAGGGAAGGGCACTTTCCATTGCGGTCACACGTGGTTTTGAAAATGCTTTTTGGACCATTATGGATGCAAACGTCACCACACTCATTGCGGGGATTCTAATGATTCGTCTTGGAAATGGACCTATCAAAGGTTTTGCGATCACTCTTTGTTGGGGGATTGTCACTACTCTTTTTACTTCTCTTTTCCTCTCTAGATTGTTTATGGAACTTACTGTAAACCGTATGGGAGTGCATCATTTAAATTTAAGGCCTTTCTTCTTTGGAAAAAAGGAGACTACAAATGCGTAA
- the secF gene encoding protein translocase subunit SecF, protein MRNINFTKYKYFTLSFSFLAIVLGFAITFGKYGGFAHSLDFNGGLRTVVELPADKTRSDLEGYFQSKNIEAVVILLEKEKNIYQLDIGLGSLETIESLYKEIPEANRESSTSAIDRFVQLLRYEYKLPKEKVLSADQVGAVVGGELTEVGITLLLTTLAIILLYLSIRSQFKFALASSIALVHDILMTLALIGFLQIKPSVPIIAALLTLLGYSINDKIVVFDRIRENAHGKDNLALSNIINVSITQTLGRTINTSFTTMISVVAIIVGGAVELYDFAFVLLFGVIVGTYSSIYIAAPISEIYDQLRKKRFA, encoded by the coding sequence ATGCGTAATATCAATTTTACAAAGTATAAATACTTTACTCTTAGTTTTTCATTTTTGGCGATTGTTCTGGGATTTGCCATCACCTTTGGTAAATACGGTGGGTTTGCTCATTCACTAGACTTTAATGGTGGGCTTCGTACTGTTGTGGAACTTCCGGCTGACAAAACTCGTTCTGACTTAGAAGGTTACTTTCAGTCAAAAAACATCGAAGCTGTTGTGATTCTTTTGGAAAAAGAAAAGAATATTTACCAATTGGACATCGGGCTTGGATCTCTTGAAACCATTGAATCTTTGTATAAAGAAATTCCGGAAGCAAATCGTGAGTCTTCTACTTCTGCCATTGATCGTTTTGTGCAACTTCTAAGATATGAATACAAACTTCCTAAAGAAAAAGTATTATCTGCAGACCAAGTGGGTGCGGTTGTTGGTGGAGAGTTAACAGAAGTGGGAATCACACTCCTTCTTACAACACTTGCCATCATCCTTTTGTATTTGAGTATTCGATCTCAGTTTAAGTTTGCTTTGGCTTCTTCCATTGCTCTGGTTCATGACATCCTTATGACTTTGGCACTCATTGGATTTTTACAAATTAAACCAAGTGTTCCAATCATTGCGGCACTTCTCACTCTCCTTGGTTATTCCATTAATGATAAAATTGTGGTATTTGACCGGATTCGAGAAAATGCGCATGGTAAAGACAACTTAGCACTTTCCAATATCATCAATGTTTCGATCACACAAACCTTGGGTAGAACCATCAATACTTCCTTTACAACTATGATTTCTGTTGTGGCGATCATCGTGGGTGGGGCAGTGGAATTGTATGATTTTGCTTTTGTTCTTCTTTTTGGTGTGATTGTCGGAACCTATTCTTCTATCTATATTGCAGCGCCTATTTCTGAGATCTACGACCAACTCAGGAAAAAACGATTCGCATAA
- a CDS encoding bifunctional diaminohydroxyphosphoribosylaminopyrimidine deaminase/5-amino-6-(5-phosphoribosylamino)uracil reductase, whose amino-acid sequence MDAEKRKETYSLHSLLGFLAMGKTGANPPVSAVLTDETGSILAIAHTQKFGGNHAERELYARYPNISENQILSVSLEPCTHFGKTPPCRDLVIERKPKEIKLGWKDPNPLVTSGDWEKYAESGISVALDPMLAKVSLPFLQGFLHRIKTGRPWVWIKAATSIEGNYASKEKRKERVSSEEMDLYLQVFRAKMDAIAVGPGTVFVDSPSLHFRITEEMVLTQKPGIRVTELEPFFEAGAGLISSLLSFTKDSETLHRLEEEVYQPFRIFCLDENRLPSETFFAKQRELTEKFGVKKCIFFILTEDDSKPISNELEEQIKILSPYEGILIYPDEGDKFLEILGELGVNTLLCEAGSFFPNFLQNELSEEDRILEIRNEKKSIPNGIPFVYHNEPLISEYQVGSNRIFIRKLQRSI is encoded by the coding sequence ATGGATGCAGAGAAACGGAAGGAAACTTATTCTCTGCATTCCCTACTTGGGTTTTTGGCAATGGGAAAAACCGGAGCCAATCCTCCTGTCTCTGCCGTCTTAACGGATGAAACAGGTTCCATTCTTGCCATTGCCCATACTCAAAAATTTGGTGGGAACCATGCGGAGCGGGAACTATATGCTCGTTATCCGAATATAAGTGAAAACCAAATTCTTTCCGTTAGTTTAGAACCCTGTACCCATTTTGGAAAAACACCACCTTGCCGTGATTTGGTGATCGAAAGAAAACCGAAAGAAATTAAACTCGGATGGAAGGATCCCAATCCTTTAGTGACTTCTGGAGATTGGGAAAAATATGCAGAGTCAGGCATTTCTGTCGCTTTAGATCCCATGCTTGCAAAAGTATCCCTTCCTTTTTTACAGGGTTTTTTACACAGAATCAAAACAGGGCGCCCTTGGGTATGGATCAAAGCAGCCACATCGATCGAAGGAAATTATGCTTCGAAAGAAAAAAGAAAGGAACGTGTGAGCTCGGAAGAGATGGATCTTTATTTACAAGTTTTCCGTGCCAAAATGGATGCCATTGCTGTAGGTCCTGGAACCGTTTTTGTTGATTCTCCCTCACTTCATTTTCGAATTACAGAAGAAATGGTTCTTACACAAAAACCAGGAATCCGGGTTACAGAATTAGAACCTTTTTTTGAAGCCGGTGCTGGGCTCATCTCTTCCTTATTATCATTCACAAAAGATTCTGAAACATTACATCGTTTGGAAGAAGAAGTATACCAACCATTTCGTATCTTTTGTTTGGATGAGAACAGGCTACCATCTGAGACTTTTTTTGCCAAACAAAGGGAACTGACCGAAAAGTTTGGAGTCAAAAAATGTATTTTTTTTATTCTAACAGAGGACGATTCAAAACCTATTTCAAATGAATTAGAGGAACAAATCAAAATCCTTTCTCCTTATGAAGGAATTTTGATTTATCCCGATGAAGGTGATAAGTTTTTAGAAATACTTGGAGAACTCGGGGTCAATACTTTGTTATGTGAAGCCGGTAGTTTTTTCCCAAACTTCCTTCAAAATGAACTTTCAGAGGAAGATCGGATTTTGGAGATTCGAAATGAAAAAAAATCCATTCCAAATGGAATTCCTTTTGTTTATCATAATGAACCACTGATTTCTGAATACCAAGTCGGATCAAACCGTATATTTATCAGAAAACTACAAAGGAGCATCTAA